One window from the genome of Thermaerobacter marianensis DSM 12885 encodes:
- a CDS encoding glycosyltransferase family 4 protein, which yields MSVRAAIVSTYPPRRCGLASFAAHLRQGLLEAGAAEVPVVAVVREPGGSWPPEVVMTLPQDEDWAYVEAARYLNRSGVDAVLLQHEFGIFGGEVGRMVLQLLSSLSVPVITTLHTVLSRPGPEQRAVLQRVIRASRAVVAMAGRAVHLLRDVYGAPPEKIVHIPHGVPAPPPGTPEGWKERLGLAGRTVAMTFGLIGPGKGIELALDAMAEAAPRCPDLLYLVVGATHPDIARASGESYRQGLEERVRRLGLDGHVRFVNRYLDEEELLGYLAACDIYITPYQEPQQISSGTLTYAVAIGKAVISTPYAYAEELLGGGAGWLVPFGDAAALARALVALARNPELRAGLGRRARERARGFAWPEVGARYLELVESLGRREVRAVARR from the coding sequence GTGAGCGTCCGAGCCGCCATCGTCAGCACGTACCCGCCCCGCCGCTGCGGCCTGGCCAGCTTTGCCGCCCACCTGCGGCAGGGCCTGCTGGAGGCGGGCGCCGCGGAGGTGCCCGTCGTGGCCGTGGTCCGGGAGCCCGGCGGCTCCTGGCCACCGGAGGTGGTGATGACCCTGCCCCAGGATGAGGACTGGGCCTACGTGGAGGCGGCCCGTTACCTCAACCGCAGCGGCGTCGACGCCGTCCTGCTCCAGCACGAGTTCGGCATCTTCGGCGGCGAGGTGGGGCGCATGGTGCTGCAGCTGCTCTCCTCGCTGTCGGTGCCGGTGATCACCACCCTGCATACGGTGCTCAGCCGCCCCGGCCCCGAGCAGCGCGCCGTGCTGCAGCGGGTCATCCGGGCGTCGCGGGCGGTGGTGGCCATGGCGGGGCGCGCCGTCCACCTCCTCCGCGACGTGTACGGGGCGCCGCCGGAGAAGATCGTGCACATCCCCCACGGGGTGCCCGCGCCGCCGCCGGGGACGCCGGAGGGCTGGAAGGAGCGGCTGGGCCTAGCGGGGCGGACGGTGGCCATGACCTTCGGCCTCATCGGTCCCGGCAAGGGGATCGAGCTGGCGCTGGATGCCATGGCCGAGGCGGCCCCCCGGTGCCCCGACCTCCTGTACCTGGTGGTGGGGGCCACCCATCCCGACATCGCCCGCGCGTCGGGCGAGTCGTACCGCCAGGGGCTGGAAGAACGGGTGCGGCGCCTGGGCCTCGACGGGCACGTGCGGTTCGTCAACCGCTACCTGGACGAGGAGGAACTCCTCGGCTACCTGGCGGCGTGCGACATCTACATCACGCCCTACCAGGAGCCGCAGCAGATCAGCAGCGGCACCCTCACCTACGCCGTCGCCATCGGCAAGGCGGTGATCTCCACGCCCTACGCCTACGCGGAGGAACTCCTCGGTGGCGGGGCGGGCTGGCTGGTGCCCTTCGGGGACGCGGCGGCCCTTGCCCGCGCGCTGGTGGCCCTGGCCCGCAACCCCGAGCTGCGGGCCGGCCTGGGGCGGCGGGCGAGGGAGCGGGCCAGGGGATTCGCCTGGCCCGAGGTGGGCGCCCGCTACCTGGAGCTGGTGGAAAGCCTGGGCCGCAGGGAGGTGAGGGCCGTTGCCCGCCGCTGA
- a CDS encoding chemotaxis protein CheX — translation MKADYIRPFIAAALEVLRVDFGVEQVERGQLSIEANHYTTEDVTTLIGIAGDVEGTAMYGTSFTTARRMVQAVTGNLPPVFDEMAESAFAEFANVVSGRASVLFEQSGIHCNISPPTVVIGRGTLISNVKLERLIVPLRTPLGDIQLATAIRAAGNSSPS, via the coding sequence ATGAAGGCGGACTATATTCGGCCGTTTATCGCGGCCGCTTTAGAAGTCCTCCGCGTCGACTTTGGAGTGGAACAGGTCGAACGTGGGCAATTATCCATCGAGGCGAACCATTACACGACGGAGGATGTCACTACGCTGATCGGAATCGCAGGTGACGTGGAAGGAACTGCTATGTATGGGACATCATTTACCACTGCCCGCCGGATGGTGCAAGCTGTAACGGGCAATTTGCCACCCGTATTTGACGAGATGGCTGAAAGCGCCTTTGCTGAGTTTGCCAACGTTGTTTCGGGTCGGGCCTCCGTCCTTTTCGAGCAATCGGGCATCCACTGCAACATTTCTCCACCCACCGTGGTTATAGGTCGAGGGACCCTTATCTCCAACGTCAAGCTGGAGCGACTGATCGTCCCGCTTCGCACACCCTTGGGAGACATACAGCTGGCTACCGCGATTCGGGCGGCGGGCAATAGTAGTCCCAGTTAA
- a CDS encoding phosphomannomutase, giving the protein MEREWGREIRYAVNGRYAGKILEVRAGHALGPEDGRHGRESLYFRKGSGKLVLGERVLAIEPGLAVTVEAGAPYRIEAATDLEVLKLSALEPGEEPGGGGAGGEEAALPRGIFREYDIRGVYGKTLTEETALLVGRAFGTLAREQGHRQVLVGRDNRLSSPALARALIRGLCEAGVDVADIGQVVTPVLYWARIFYGIDPAVMVTASHNPPDENGFKVALGPGTLYGEAIQDLYRRARAARSMAPARTPGRVRLLNPIPAYIEMIAGRIALDRPLKVVVDAGNGSAGPIAPALYRRLGCEVVELYCESDSTFPHHHPDPVRPENLQDLIRAVRDTGADLGLAFDGDADRLGVVDDRGQILWGDQLMILFWREILPRFPGTPAIVEVKCSQALVEEIERLGGKPFFYRTGHSYIKAKLKETGAPFTGEMSGHLFFADEYHGFDDALYAGARLLRLVARAGEPLSALWADVPRYPSTPEVRVPCPDERKQEVVAAVRAHFKDRYPVIDVDGARVLFPGGWGLVRASNTQPVLVVRCEGRTEGDLERIKAEMEAVLRRFPDVGPVRWE; this is encoded by the coding sequence GTGGAACGGGAGTGGGGGCGCGAGATCCGGTACGCGGTGAACGGGCGGTATGCCGGCAAGATCCTGGAGGTGCGGGCGGGGCACGCCCTCGGCCCGGAGGACGGCCGGCACGGGCGGGAGAGCCTGTACTTCCGCAAGGGCTCCGGCAAGCTGGTCCTCGGCGAGCGGGTGCTCGCCATCGAGCCCGGGCTGGCGGTCACCGTCGAGGCGGGCGCGCCCTACCGCATCGAGGCGGCCACGGACCTGGAGGTCCTGAAGCTCTCGGCCCTGGAGCCCGGAGAAGAACCGGGCGGCGGTGGCGCGGGCGGGGAGGAGGCCGCGCTGCCCCGGGGGATCTTCCGGGAGTATGACATCCGCGGCGTCTACGGCAAGACCCTGACGGAGGAGACGGCCCTGCTGGTGGGCCGCGCCTTCGGCACCCTGGCCCGGGAGCAGGGCCACCGGCAGGTGCTGGTGGGGCGGGACAACCGGCTGTCGTCGCCCGCCCTGGCCCGGGCCCTGATCCGCGGGCTGTGCGAGGCCGGGGTGGACGTGGCCGACATCGGCCAAGTGGTCACGCCCGTCCTCTACTGGGCGCGGATCTTCTACGGCATCGACCCGGCGGTGATGGTGACGGCGAGCCACAACCCGCCGGATGAGAACGGCTTCAAGGTCGCCCTGGGGCCGGGCACCCTCTACGGGGAGGCGATCCAGGACCTGTACCGGCGCGCGCGGGCGGCCCGGTCGATGGCGCCCGCCCGCACGCCGGGCCGGGTGCGCCTGCTGAACCCGATCCCGGCCTACATCGAGATGATCGCCGGGCGCATCGCCCTGGACCGGCCGCTGAAGGTGGTGGTGGACGCCGGCAACGGCAGTGCCGGGCCCATCGCGCCGGCCCTGTACCGGCGGCTGGGGTGCGAGGTGGTGGAGCTGTACTGCGAGTCCGATTCCACCTTCCCCCATCACCACCCGGACCCCGTGCGGCCCGAGAACCTGCAGGACCTGATCCGCGCCGTGCGGGACACCGGGGCGGACCTGGGCCTGGCCTTCGACGGCGACGCCGACCGCTTGGGCGTGGTAGACGACCGGGGCCAGATCCTCTGGGGCGACCAGTTGATGATCCTCTTCTGGCGGGAGATCCTGCCGCGCTTCCCCGGCACCCCGGCCATCGTCGAGGTCAAGTGCTCCCAGGCGCTGGTGGAGGAGATCGAGCGGCTGGGCGGCAAGCCCTTCTTTTACCGCACGGGCCACTCGTACATCAAGGCCAAGCTCAAGGAAACGGGGGCGCCCTTCACGGGCGAGATGTCGGGCCACCTGTTCTTCGCCGACGAGTACCACGGCTTCGACGACGCCCTCTACGCCGGTGCACGCCTGCTGCGCCTGGTGGCCCGCGCGGGCGAGCCTCTCAGCGCCCTGTGGGCCGACGTGCCCCGCTATCCCTCGACGCCGGAGGTGCGGGTCCCCTGCCCGGACGAGCGCAAGCAGGAAGTGGTGGCCGCGGTACGGGCCCACTTCAAGGACCGCTACCCGGTCATCGACGTGGACGGCGCCCGCGTCCTCTTTCCCGGCGGGTGGGGGCTGGTGCGGGCCTCCAACACCCAGCCGGTCCTCGTGGTGCGGTGCGAGGGCCGGACCGAGGGCGACCTGGAGCGGATCAAGGCGGAGATGGAGGCGGTCCTGCGGCGCTTCCCCGACGTGGGGCCGGTGAGGTGGGAGTGA
- a CDS encoding methyl-accepting chemotaxis protein → MRKKRFGIATKLILVFGMVVALAGGVTYLGISGMRELAGISQEVARILQVKGTAQEAQLQAQILFESVSNYLLTGDRKYQETANQAAAELDNLAKEMESQARAQKGKELANAIADANERYQTLIKPVFNRSSLSPEEARQVIATLEEPRNLLRELTQQSADFGDVRINEVRSQQMVVQTRAWRTLLIGSLVALLVSIGGILLLLRSIVPPLRNMAKMAERVASGDLTVSDLYVRNRDEVGDTASAINAMLANFKQVVAAMGTSIRSVRAIAGDLTQTSRQTASGTSEVAAAVGQVASGVNEQAQASEEVRQAIEQLRQTIGQIAAGAQQTANEMQTTQQLLERVAQVVESVATDAERTDERAEEAAATARRGGEVIQQTLEGINRIRAAAQQTAERIRGLGQLSAQIGQITEVISDIAEQTNLLALNAAIEAARAGEYGRGFAVVADEVRKLAERSAASAREIAELIDQIQSATSEAVRSTDAVMSEVEHGAALAGQTGTALQEIISSVQGVTADMESIASAVKELRASTEQVVRTFDTVAAVAEENTAATEEMAASATQVSKSVEQVAAVTQENAAAAEQVSANVEQLRSAAAQMAELAEQLNRAMEDLESHVTRFRVETVVGEEVA, encoded by the coding sequence ATGCGAAAGAAGCGTTTTGGCATTGCGACGAAGCTTATTCTCGTGTTTGGCATGGTTGTCGCGTTGGCTGGTGGGGTAACGTACCTGGGGATTAGTGGTATGCGGGAACTTGCTGGCATTAGCCAGGAGGTGGCACGAATTCTTCAGGTGAAAGGTACAGCGCAGGAGGCCCAGCTCCAAGCACAGATCTTGTTTGAGTCCGTAAGCAATTACCTTCTTACGGGTGACCGAAAGTACCAGGAAACCGCTAATCAAGCCGCTGCGGAGCTTGACAATCTTGCCAAGGAGATGGAAAGCCAAGCTCGCGCCCAAAAAGGGAAAGAACTCGCCAATGCCATCGCTGACGCCAACGAACGTTATCAAACGTTAATCAAGCCCGTGTTTAATCGATCTAGCTTATCACCCGAAGAGGCGAGGCAGGTAATTGCGACTTTGGAAGAGCCACGCAATCTACTCAGAGAGTTGACTCAGCAATCGGCCGACTTCGGTGATGTCCGAATCAACGAAGTCAGGAGCCAGCAGATGGTGGTCCAGACGCGAGCGTGGCGAACGTTGCTCATCGGTAGCCTTGTTGCCCTCCTCGTAAGCATCGGCGGAATCCTACTGTTGTTGCGTTCCATTGTCCCGCCCCTCCGCAACATGGCGAAGATGGCCGAGCGCGTGGCGAGTGGTGATCTAACGGTCTCCGACCTGTACGTGCGCAACCGGGACGAGGTCGGGGATACGGCTTCGGCCATCAATGCCATGCTGGCGAATTTCAAACAAGTCGTTGCGGCAATGGGTACCTCCATTCGTTCCGTGAGGGCGATCGCCGGGGATTTGACCCAGACGTCCAGGCAAACCGCCTCCGGCACCTCGGAAGTTGCTGCGGCAGTGGGGCAGGTGGCATCGGGTGTCAATGAGCAAGCCCAGGCGTCGGAGGAGGTTCGCCAGGCCATCGAGCAACTGCGTCAGACCATCGGGCAAATCGCCGCGGGTGCCCAGCAGACGGCCAACGAAATGCAGACCACCCAGCAGTTGCTGGAACGCGTCGCCCAAGTCGTAGAGAGCGTCGCCACAGATGCTGAGCGCACCGATGAACGCGCTGAAGAAGCTGCGGCCACGGCGCGCCGCGGTGGAGAAGTGATCCAACAAACGTTGGAAGGCATCAATCGCATCCGCGCGGCTGCACAGCAAACTGCGGAGCGGATCCGTGGGCTGGGGCAACTCTCCGCGCAAATCGGTCAGATCACCGAAGTGATCTCCGACATCGCCGAGCAGACCAACCTGCTGGCCCTGAATGCAGCCATCGAGGCAGCGCGCGCAGGCGAGTACGGTCGGGGCTTTGCGGTAGTCGCCGATGAGGTTCGTAAGCTCGCAGAACGTTCGGCGGCATCCGCTCGGGAAATCGCCGAGTTGATTGACCAAATCCAAAGCGCCACCTCAGAAGCTGTTCGCTCGACGGACGCTGTGATGTCCGAGGTCGAACACGGTGCAGCGCTAGCCGGTCAGACAGGTACAGCTTTACAGGAAATCATTAGTTCTGTTCAAGGTGTCACTGCGGATATGGAAAGTATCGCGAGTGCCGTTAAGGAGCTGCGCGCGAGCACCGAGCAAGTGGTGCGCACCTTCGATACCGTGGCTGCCGTAGCCGAAGAGAACACGGCGGCGACCGAAGAGATGGCAGCTAGCGCCACCCAGGTCAGCAAGTCGGTGGAACAGGTCGCGGCCGTTACTCAGGAGAACGCCGCCGCCGCGGAGCAAGTCTCGGCCAATGTTGAACAGCTGCGGTCCGCCGCTGCCCAAATGGCCGAGCTGGCGGAGCAGCTCAACCGGGCCATGGAGGACCTAGAGAGCCACGTGACACGATTTCGCGTAGAGACGGTGGTGGGGGAGGAAGTGGCCTAA
- a CDS encoding Gfo/Idh/MocA family protein — protein sequence MAGERAASWRLGLAGAGAFGAFILEALAPLPEVTLAAVAARTPARRQAAIRRWADARRAAGLPAGDVAEVEDARDLCRHPAVDVVAVATPPDLQPEVARAAVAAGKPVFLEKPGALRPADLAEVARLAEERGVPAAMDFVMRASPLLERVRSWYRAGWLGTPERWHVENWAGGELPAGHWFWDPARSGGVMVEHGVHFLDEVTWVLDATPGPAWSRAWPHPCLPGAMARCLAVVEYEGALPGGGGWHLAASFYHAFVRPEGREHQVRELGFRNGWLRIAGWIPERLEGELRLDPDGRKALEGDPLVDVTAGPGDAVRVAARLPDREEAYREMVRAGFRALLAAAAGRGRPLAPLDAGVAALAVARRAVEAAGGAGGAG from the coding sequence GTGGCAGGGGAGCGCGCGGCTTCCTGGCGGCTGGGCCTCGCGGGCGCCGGGGCCTTCGGGGCCTTCATCCTGGAAGCCCTGGCACCCCTCCCGGAGGTCACCCTGGCGGCGGTGGCGGCGCGCACGCCGGCCCGCCGGCAGGCCGCCATCCGGCGCTGGGCCGACGCCCGCCGGGCCGCTGGCTTGCCCGCCGGCGACGTGGCGGAGGTGGAGGACGCCCGCGACCTCTGCCGCCATCCCGCCGTGGACGTGGTGGCGGTGGCGACGCCGCCGGACCTGCAGCCGGAGGTCGCGCGGGCGGCCGTCGCCGCCGGCAAGCCCGTCTTCCTCGAGAAGCCGGGCGCCCTGCGCCCCGCGGACCTGGCAGAGGTGGCCCGGCTGGCGGAGGAACGCGGCGTCCCCGCCGCCATGGACTTCGTCATGCGGGCGAGCCCCCTCCTGGAGCGGGTGCGGTCCTGGTACCGTGCCGGCTGGCTTGGGACGCCGGAGCGCTGGCACGTGGAGAACTGGGCCGGCGGCGAGCTGCCCGCCGGCCACTGGTTCTGGGATCCCGCCCGGAGCGGCGGGGTGATGGTGGAGCACGGCGTCCATTTTCTAGACGAGGTGACTTGGGTACTGGACGCCACGCCGGGACCGGCGTGGAGCCGGGCCTGGCCCCATCCTTGCCTGCCGGGCGCCATGGCGCGCTGCCTGGCGGTGGTGGAGTACGAGGGCGCGCTGCCGGGTGGCGGGGGCTGGCATCTAGCGGCCTCCTTCTACCACGCCTTCGTGCGCCCGGAGGGGCGGGAACACCAGGTGCGGGAGCTGGGCTTCCGGAACGGGTGGTTGCGCATCGCCGGATGGATTCCCGAGCGGCTGGAGGGAGAGCTGCGCCTGGACCCGGACGGCCGGAAGGCCCTGGAGGGCGACCCGCTGGTCGATGTGACGGCCGGTCCCGGTGACGCGGTGCGGGTGGCCGCCCGCCTGCCCGACCGGGAGGAGGCGTACCGGGAGATGGTGCGGGCAGGGTTCCGGGCGCTGCTGGCCGCCGCGGCCGGGCGGGGGCGGCCCCTGGCGCCGCTGGACGCCGGGGTTGCCGCCCTGGCGGTGGCCCGCCGGGCCGTGGAGGCGGCGGGGGGCGCGGGCGGCGCAGGGTAG
- a CDS encoding sugar phosphate nucleotidyltransferase: protein MTTRAILLAGGLGTRLHPLTQELPKPMVPVLGRPWLEHLIERLAEAGIADIVLSLRHGKDVVVEHFSSNPPRGVRLRYAVEPLPLGTGGAIRFAAGAVAGDDGPFLVFNADVVQTFDTRGLLAFHRQRRAHVTIALVEVEDPSAYGAVELDAEGRVLRFVEKPRPGETTSRLVNAGIYVFEPEVLRWIPPGREVSVERETFPALVAAGLKVYGCACQGYWKDIGTRQRYLELHRDVLAGRCPLPVPGTSARPGVWLSEGVTVPPSAQLVPPVVLGAGTAVEEGARLGPWVVTGAGCRIGAGAQVSEAVLWDRAQVGARVVLRRSVLGFGTRVGGGVVEEALIAAEGR from the coding sequence GTGACGACCCGGGCCATCCTGCTGGCCGGCGGCCTGGGGACGCGGCTGCACCCGCTGACGCAGGAGTTGCCGAAACCCATGGTGCCCGTTCTCGGCCGCCCGTGGCTCGAACACCTCATCGAGCGGCTGGCCGAGGCCGGCATCGCCGACATCGTCCTCAGCCTCCGGCACGGCAAGGATGTGGTGGTGGAGCACTTCAGCAGCAACCCGCCCCGCGGCGTGCGGCTCCGCTACGCCGTGGAACCGCTGCCGCTGGGGACGGGAGGCGCCATCCGGTTCGCGGCCGGCGCCGTTGCAGGCGATGACGGTCCCTTCCTGGTGTTCAACGCCGACGTCGTCCAGACCTTTGACACCCGCGGCCTCCTGGCCTTCCACCGGCAGCGGCGGGCCCACGTGACCATCGCCCTGGTGGAGGTGGAGGACCCCTCGGCCTACGGCGCGGTGGAGCTGGACGCCGAGGGCCGGGTCCTGCGCTTCGTGGAGAAACCCCGCCCCGGCGAGACGACGAGCCGGCTGGTCAACGCCGGGATCTACGTCTTCGAGCCGGAGGTCCTCCGCTGGATCCCGCCGGGCCGGGAGGTGTCCGTGGAGCGCGAGACCTTCCCCGCCCTGGTGGCCGCGGGACTCAAGGTGTACGGTTGCGCCTGCCAGGGCTACTGGAAGGACATCGGCACGCGGCAGCGCTACCTCGAGCTGCACCGGGACGTGCTGGCCGGCCGCTGTCCCCTGCCCGTCCCTGGCACGTCCGCCCGGCCGGGCGTGTGGCTGAGCGAGGGCGTGACCGTGCCTCCCTCCGCCCAGCTCGTCCCGCCCGTCGTGCTGGGAGCAGGTACCGCCGTGGAGGAAGGCGCGCGGCTCGGCCCGTGGGTGGTCACCGGGGCCGGCTGCCGCATCGGCGCCGGCGCCCAGGTGTCGGAGGCGGTGCTGTGGGACCGGGCGCAGGTGGGCGCCCGGGTGGTGTTGCGCCGCTCCGTGTTGGGTTTCGGTACCCGCGTGGGCGGCGGCGTGGTGGAGGAAGCGCTGATCGCCGCCGAGGGGAGGTGA
- a CDS encoding response regulator yields MARILIADDASFMRLRLGTLLKEAGHTVLEAANGAEAVETYQKEHPDLVILDITMPVMDGLAAMEAILHLDPKARIIVCSSLGQQSIVLQAIRAGAKDFVVKPFQPERVVAAVERVLSGNEGGS; encoded by the coding sequence GTGGCGCGGATCTTAATCGCGGACGATGCGTCCTTCATGCGTCTCCGCCTGGGAACGTTACTCAAAGAGGCCGGTCATACGGTCCTCGAGGCCGCAAACGGAGCGGAAGCTGTGGAAACGTACCAAAAGGAACACCCGGATCTTGTCATTCTGGATATAACCATGCCGGTGATGGACGGCTTGGCGGCGATGGAAGCCATTCTTCACCTGGACCCCAAGGCCCGCATTATCGTCTGTAGTTCACTTGGGCAGCAATCGATTGTACTTCAGGCCATTCGCGCCGGAGCTAAGGACTTTGTGGTGAAGCCTTTCCAACCAGAACGTGTCGTCGCAGCCGTGGAACGAGTATTGAGCGGAAATGAAGGGGGTAGTTGA